The sequence CCGGGGCCGGGCTCTACCGCCGCGACTCGCGCATCAGGAGCAGCACGAGCCCGCCGAGGATCAGCACAATCGGAAAGACCTGGTCCTGCACGATCGGGATGAACAGGTGCAGGTTGCGCAAAAACAAATAGGCGCCGCCGAAGATGAGGAGCCACCCCAGCATCCGCATCCGGCGGCCCTCGTGGGACGCCGGCGCGCCCCCCGGCGCCGGCGGCACGGCCCCCGGGTCGGCGATCTGCTCGATCGGCTCCTCCGGGACGATCAGCACCGTGACGAGATAGAGCAGCACCCCGAGTCCGTTCCACGCCGCCAGCACCACAAACCCCAGCCGGATCGGGTTGCTGTCGACGCCGAAATAGCGGCCGAGGCCGCCGCAGACGCCGGCGATCCAGTAGTCCGTGCGGGATCGGTACAGCCGCGGCCGCATCTACGGGGCGCCGGGCCCGGGGATCACGTCTCGGCGCGGCCGGCACGCGCCAGCACGCGCTGCGCCCGCACGGCGACAGGCCGGTCCACCATGGCGCCGTCCACCACGACGATGCCCGATCCCGCCGCCTCCGCCTGCTCGAAGGCGTCGACGATACGGCGCGCCTTCGCGATCTCGTCCGCGGCCGGAGCGAGCACGCGGTGTACGGGCGCGATTTGGGCCGGGTGAATGACGGTTTTGCCGGTATACCCGAGCCGGCGCGCCTCGGCGGTGTCGGCGGCGAGCCCCGCGCCGTCGCGGAAATCGGCGAAGATGCCGTCGATCGCCTCCACACCGGCCGCGTGCGCCGCGAGGCTGACCGCGGTCCGCGCCGGGGCGAGCTCGGTCCCTTCGCGGGTCCGCGGCAGGCCGGCGTCCGCGGTGAAGTCTTCGGCCCCGAAGACGACCCCCCACGCCCGCGGGGACTCCCGGGCGACCGCCGCCGCGTTCAGCACGCCCCGCGCGGTTTCGACGAGGGCGAGAATCTTGAGACGGCCGCGCGGCAGCCCGAGCCGGTCTTCCACGGCGAGCAGGCGCGCCGCGAGCGCCTGGACGTCGGCCGGCGACTCGCATTTCGGCAGGCACACGCCGTCCATCCGGGCGCGCGCCGCGCCGCGAAGATCGGCGTCCAGGAGGCCGGAGCCGGTGCTGTTGACGCGTACGAAGACCACCAGATGCTCCGGCAGCGAACCGTCGAGGGCGGCGGCGACCGTCCGCCGGGCGGCGTCTTTCTCGCCGGGCGCGACGCCGTCTTCGAGATCCAGAATGACGGCGTCGGCGCCCGCGGCGGCCGCCTTGGCGATCATCTCACGGCGGTGCCCCGGGACGAAGAGGAGGCTGCGCAGCACCCAGGCGGAGTCGGTCACTCACCCCACCCTATCGTATGAAATCGTGCTAGAGGATCGCGGCTCCCAGGATGGATCCCACCGCGTGTCCGATCCAGTCGACGAACTGTTCGATCCCGGTACGCTCGGTCGTCACGTCCTCGGCCGCCACGAGCGGCGAGACGCCGACGAGCCGGCCGCCGGCGGAGAACACGACTTCGCCGATCCGGTCGCCCCGGCGGAGGGGGGTGTTCAGGTCCGTGGCCAGGCTGACACGGCGAACGACGTTCTCCCCAGGCGTCGTGACGGCGGTCACGTCGCTCGCAACGATCCCGACCACAGCGCGCTTCGAGGCGGGCAGCTCGACGACGGCGAGGCTTTCACCGGCGCGGGCCAGCGTCGTCGGGTGGAAGTGCGCGAAGCCGTACGACAGAAGCCGCGTCGCATCCCCCCACATGTCGCGGGTATGCAGGACGACCGCGATCAGACGCCACCCTCCGTGAGTCGCGGAGGCGACCAGGGTGAGCCCGCTCTCGTCCACGTACCCCGTCTTCACGCCGTCGGCGCCGGGATAGCGGGCGAGCAGTCTGTTGTGGTTGTAGAGGACGCGCGGCGCGTACCCGGCCGGCTGGAACGTCCACTTCTTCGTCCGCACGATCTCCGCGATCGTCGGATTGCGCAGGGCGGCGCGCGTGATCACCGTGAGATCGTACGCCGTCGTGTAGTTGTCCGGCGTGTACAGGCCGTGCGGCGAGCCGAAATGGGTCTGGGTCGCGCCGAGCCGCCGGGCCTCCGCGTTCATCCTGGCGACAAACGCGTTCACCGTGCCGGCGGTGCCCTCCGCGATGGCGAGGGCCACGTCGTTTCCGGACGGCAGCAACAGGGCGTACAGCAGATCGTGCAGCGGAATGCGCGCGCCCTCGGGCAGGCCGACGACCGAGCCGTCGCGGAAGTGCGCCGCCTGCGGGCTGATGGTGATCAGGGTGGACAGCGGCGTCGACTCGGCGGCGACCAGCGCGGTCATGATCTTGGTCGTGCTGGCCGGGGGCCAGATCAGATGGGGGTTGTGTCCATAGAGCACCTGACCGGACCGGCCGTCGACCAGGATGGCGGCGGTCGCGGTCACGCGCACCGGCGCCGTTGATGCTACTTGATAGCGGATCGACGGAACGTCCCAGGGCCGGTAGGCCGGTTGGCTGACCGACAAGATCAGCGGCAGCACCGCCGGCGCGGGGGTGGACGCCGGGCCGGTCGTAACGACGCGTCCCGGCAGGCCGGCGGTCAACGGCGGCTCCAGCGGACCGGTGGACCCCGCGGTCACGCCGATGACCAGAGCCGCGGTCATCGCGAGCGCGGCGAGCCGGCGGGCCGTGGTCACAGACCTAGGGTGCCGTGGGCGGGAGCGTCGGCGTTCCATTACCATTCCCGGCCGCGGGCAGCGCCGCGATATCCCTCAGACCGAAGTAGCGTAGAAATCCCTCCGTGGTCCCGTACAGAATCGGCCGCCCCGGACCGGGCCGCCGGCCGATCTCGCGGATCAGCCGCCGATCCTGCAATTTTATCAGATGATGCACCGATTGCACGCCTCGTACGACATCGACTTCGGCCCGGGTGACAGGCTGCCGGTACGCGACGATCGCCAGCACCTCGAGCGTCGCACGGGTCAGCGGGTCCAGTTCGTCGAGCCGCAGCAGGCGCTGGACGTGCGCGCCGTACTCCGGCCGCGTGCACAGCTGATAGCCGCCGGCCACTTCCTGAATCTGCAGCCCGCGACCGCCGTACTCGACGGTCAGCGCGGCCAGCGTCGCGCGGATTTCCGGCTCCGGGATATCCAGTACTTTCTTGATTTCCCCGATCTTGAGGATGCCCCCACGCGCGAGGAGCAGGCACTCGATAATGTTGCGCGCCTCGACCGGTTCGCCCGCCCGGCCCGCGGAGCGCGCCGGACCGTCCGAGGCCGCCCCGTCTGTCGCGGGACCTCCGGCCGCTCCGAGGCCTCCTGCCGGGATGTGATGCGGCGATTCCACCGAGACCGATCCCCCGGTGGCGCGGCGGCCGTTGCCCCCGAACCCGTTGGTGTGGCCGGCGGCGCTCATCGCGGCTCCACCCCCGTCCCGGCATCTTTGGCCGGTGCCGCGGTCCCACGAGCTTGCACCAGAACGATCTCGATCTCGTCAAACGCCTTCGACTGCCGCGCGCGGATCCGCCGCGACTTGATGAGCTCGAGCAACGCCAGAAACGTGACAATGATCTCCAGCCGGCTCGCGCCGGTCCGGAACAGCGTGCCGAACAGGACGGTTCCCCCGGCGACGTCGAGCGCGCGGACGACCGCCGCCATCTTCTGCTCGACCGTGAACTGCTCGCCTGCGATCTCCTTCGGGGCGTCTTTGGCCCGGTGCAGGACCTGGTTGAAGGCGGTGAAGAGGTCCTCGATGGTGACCCCGTCGAGGAGCACCTCATCGCCGAGGTCGGCCGCGGCCGTGGGATGGCCGAAGATCTGGCCCTGCACCTGCTCGAGGTGCCGCAGCGCCTGCGCGGCCTCGCGAAACTGCAGATATTCCGCCATTTGCGCGCCCAGGCGGTCCCGGAGATCGCCGGCCGCCTCTTCCACGGGCGGCGGAGCCTCCGCGGGCGGCGCCTTCGGGACCAGCGTGCGGGCCTTCAGGTCCGCCAGGACGGCCAGGTGCACGAGGACGTCGGTCGCTTCATCGAGCGCGGGATTGACACGCGCCTGCTCCCGGTACGTTTCGGCGAGCCGGCGGAGCGGGACGCGCGAGAGATCGATCTGACCGCGGTGGGCGAGACTGACGAGCAGATCAATGGGGCCTTCGAAGACCTCGCACTGCACGTGGTAGGCCACGTCCGTTCCTCCATCCGCTGCTGCAACGAGTCGGTGCTGCGTCCTCTGCTGCGTCGAAAAGCCCGTCGGTGACCCCGAGCAGTGGTTCCGCCGCATATTCGAGGTTCCCGGCGGCGTTCCTGCCCCGGTCGCGGCCGGTTCTAGAGCCCCGGCAGGCCGCCGGTCGAGGCGTGATAGAGCCAGCGCGCGGCCGGCAGCATGATCCGGCCCACCACCCCGGTGTAGAGCAGCACCAGCAGCAGGAGCGTCCCGTATGGCTGCAGCCTCGAGTAGGTCAGCGCCTGACGGCCGACCAACAGAGACTCCAAAATTCGCGAGCCGTCGAGGGGCGGAATCGGAATCAGGTTGAAAAGCGCGAGAATGACATTGATCCAAATGAGGGCCGACAGGACCTCCGCAGCCAGCGGGCCGCCGGGCAGGTCCGGCACCTTGAGCAGCGCGCCCACCACGAAGGCGAGCGTGATGTTCGCGAGCGGGCCGGCGAGCGCCACCTGCAGCATGCCGCGGCGCGGATCGGCGAAATGGCGCGGGTTGACCGGCACGGGGCGCGCCCAGCCGAACCCGAACACCACGAAGAACAACGTCCCCAGCAGGTCGAGATGGACGAGCGGATTGAGACTCAGCCGTCCGAGCGCCCGCGGCGTGGGATCCCCGAGCCGGTCGGCGACGAAGGCGTGGGCGAATTCGTGGAAGGTCGCCGCGACCAGCACCGCCGCGAGCGTGATCGCGATCCCGAGCGGATCGCCGAACCCAAGCACCGG comes from bacterium and encodes:
- a CDS encoding PspC domain-containing protein, whose translation is MRPRLYRSRTDYWIAGVCGGLGRYFGVDSNPIRLGFVVLAAWNGLGVLLYLVTVLIVPEEPIEQIADPGAVPPAPGGAPASHEGRRMRMLGWLLIFGGAYLFLRNLHLFIPIVQDQVFPIVLILGGLVLLLMRESRR
- a CDS encoding CoA ester lyase; the protein is MTDSAWVLRSLLFVPGHRREMIAKAAAAGADAVILDLEDGVAPGEKDAARRTVAAALDGSLPEHLVVFVRVNSTGSGLLDADLRGAARARMDGVCLPKCESPADVQALAARLLAVEDRLGLPRGRLKILALVETARGVLNAAAVARESPRAWGVVFGAEDFTADAGLPRTREGTELAPARTAVSLAAHAAGVEAIDGIFADFRDGAGLAADTAEARRLGYTGKTVIHPAQIAPVHRVLAPAADEIAKARRIVDAFEQAEAAGSGIVVVDGAMVDRPVAVRAQRVLARAGRAET
- a CDS encoding D-alanyl-D-alanine carboxypeptidase family protein; its protein translation is MTTARRLAALAMTAALVIGVTAGSTGPLEPPLTAGLPGRVVTTGPASTPAPAVLPLILSVSQPAYRPWDVPSIRYQVASTAPVRVTATAAILVDGRSGQVLYGHNPHLIWPPASTTKIMTALVAAESTPLSTLITISPQAAHFRDGSVVGLPEGARIPLHDLLYALLLPSGNDVALAIAEGTAGTVNAFVARMNAEARRLGATQTHFGSPHGLYTPDNYTTAYDLTVITRAALRNPTIAEIVRTKKWTFQPAGYAPRVLYNHNRLLARYPGADGVKTGYVDESGLTLVASATHGGWRLIAVVLHTRDMWGDATRLLSYGFAHFHPTTLARAGESLAVVELPASKRAVVGIVASDVTAVTTPGENVVRRVSLATDLNTPLRRGDRIGEVVFSAGGRLVGVSPLVAAEDVTTERTGIEQFVDWIGHAVGSILGAAIL
- the scpB gene encoding SMC-Scp complex subunit ScpB translates to MSAAGHTNGFGGNGRRATGGSVSVESPHHIPAGGLGAAGGPATDGAASDGPARSAGRAGEPVEARNIIECLLLARGGILKIGEIKKVLDIPEPEIRATLAALTVEYGGRGLQIQEVAGGYQLCTRPEYGAHVQRLLRLDELDPLTRATLEVLAIVAYRQPVTRAEVDVVRGVQSVHHLIKLQDRRLIREIGRRPGPGRPILYGTTEGFLRYFGLRDIAALPAAGNGNGTPTLPPTAP
- a CDS encoding segregation/condensation protein A, yielding MAYHVQCEVFEGPIDLLVSLAHRGQIDLSRVPLRRLAETYREQARVNPALDEATDVLVHLAVLADLKARTLVPKAPPAEAPPPVEEAAGDLRDRLGAQMAEYLQFREAAQALRHLEQVQGQIFGHPTAAADLGDEVLLDGVTIEDLFTAFNQVLHRAKDAPKEIAGEQFTVEQKMAAVVRALDVAGGTVLFGTLFRTGASRLEIIVTFLALLELIKSRRIRARQSKAFDEIEIVLVQARGTAAPAKDAGTGVEPR
- a CDS encoding site-2 protease family protein, which translates into the protein MLGFGDPLGIAITLAAVLVAATFHEFAHAFVADRLGDPTPRALGRLSLNPLVHLDLLGTLFFVVFGFGWARPVPVNPRHFADPRRGMLQVALAGPLANITLAFVVGALLKVPDLPGGPLAAEVLSALIWINVILALFNLIPIPPLDGSRILESLLVGRQALTYSRLQPYGTLLLLVLLYTGVVGRIMLPAARWLYHASTGGLPGL